A single window of Mycoplasma bradburyae DNA harbors:
- a CDS encoding ABC transporter ATP-binding protein — translation MNPIIEVKNFTKKYKGDFLAVNNISFQVQPGQFHCFIGSNGSGKTTTIKSIINANVEFDGSILINGHLNNSIYAKKLIGYIPETSIFPTNFNVDKFLYGFALLSGYSKEEAKQRKNKVAKDLNIEHLLNKNPNNLSSGQKKKIMLAQCLIDESQVIIMDEPTTNLDPLARKELLEILSDLVKNKKTIFISTHNLSEMSKYADSVTIIEKGHLIYSGETDKQDLEEFYISKLKEYEKQNN, via the coding sequence ATGAATCCAATTATTGAAGTAAAGAACTTTACTAAAAAATATAAAGGTGATTTTTTAGCGGTTAATAATATATCATTCCAAGTTCAGCCAGGTCAATTTCATTGCTTCATCGGTTCAAATGGTTCTGGTAAAACAACTACTATAAAATCGATTATTAATGCTAATGTTGAATTTGATGGATCTATCTTAATTAATGGTCATCTTAATAACTCTATTTACGCTAAAAAATTAATTGGTTATATTCCAGAAACATCAATTTTTCCGACGAATTTTAATGTTGATAAGTTCTTATATGGTTTTGCATTATTGTCTGGATACTCAAAAGAAGAAGCTAAACAACGCAAAAATAAGGTTGCTAAAGATTTAAATATCGAACATTTATTAAACAAAAATCCAAACAATTTATCAAGTGGTCAAAAGAAAAAAATAATGTTAGCTCAATGTTTGATTGATGAATCACAAGTAATCATCATGGATGAGCCGACAACAAACTTAGATCCATTAGCTAGAAAAGAATTGTTGGAAATATTATCTGATTTAGTTAAAAATAAAAAAACGATCTTTATAAGTACCCATAATTTATCTGAAATGTCAAAATACGCTGATTCTGTTACAATAATTGAAAAAGGTCATTTGATCTATTCTGGTGAAACTGACAAACAAGACTTAGAAGAATTTTATATAAGCAAGCTAAAAGAATATGAAAAACAAAACAATTAA
- a CDS encoding aromatic motif membrane protein: MRLGWLSKLLSIGVLASTLSTSCVNLNRENSDILKTQSTAKDNQLVLSKDEYIKQTAIQEILNQVYQEDVDSKNTYIQEQLDTKSNEIFEEFQNTLAYYNLSVVRIYSNPFADTPEDFITGRRKFIKLINDNWLFFLYNYHKLQFLGSSPALINSSDEFNRKYSAKLKWILQADSNKIKDYATNEIPALETEYGSFSKVPPPEKDDKGIYKYQNWPYYRVLFYLRMNNDTIVSLSVNHLKDFKGVYLNSRITTPEFIQTKKIKDFSIAEYAKNFYKVDSNLDAISTKYKSSSSFYEAQNGDAVPYNLNFIVK, encoded by the coding sequence ATGCGCTTAGGATGACTCTCTAAATTATTATCAATAGGTGTGCTAGCATCAACATTATCTACATCTTGTGTTAATTTAAATCGCGAAAATTCTGATATTTTAAAAACCCAATCAACAGCTAAAGATAATCAATTAGTTTTATCAAAAGATGAATATATTAAACAAACAGCGATACAAGAAATATTAAATCAAGTTTACCAAGAAGATGTAGATTCTAAAAATACTTATATTCAAGAACAGTTAGATACAAAATCTAATGAAATATTCGAAGAATTTCAAAACACTTTAGCTTACTATAATTTAAGCGTTGTTAGAATCTACTCTAATCCATTTGCTGATACGCCCGAAGATTTTATTACTGGAAGAAGAAAATTCATTAAATTAATTAATGATAATTGATTATTCTTTTTATACAACTATCATAAATTGCAATTTCTAGGATCTTCACCGGCATTAATTAATAGTAGTGATGAATTTAATAGAAAATACTCAGCTAAATTAAAATGAATTCTTCAAGCAGATAGTAATAAAATTAAAGATTACGCAACTAATGAAATTCCTGCTTTAGAAACTGAATATGGATCTTTTTCAAAAGTTCCACCACCTGAAAAAGATGATAAAGGAATCTATAAATATCAAAATTGACCTTATTATAGAGTCTTATTTTATCTAAGAATGAATAACGATACAATCGTTTCTTTATCAGTTAATCATTTAAAAGATTTTAAAGGTGTATATCTAAATTCAAGAATCACAACACCAGAATTTATCCAAACTAAAAAAATAAAAGATTTTAGTATAGCTGAATACGCTAAAAACTTTTACAAAGTAGATAGCAACCTTGATGCTATTTCAACTAAATATAAATCATCTTCAAGTTTCTATGAAGCGCAAAACGGAGATGCAGTGCCTTATAATCTAAATTTTATTGTTAAATAA
- a CDS encoding aromatic motif membrane protein gives MFKKIVLASSALIVPLSSCSNIANGSNYLLKQATSEEKEQEKTNQLLNEFLLKMYKTQDVVNKYIEAQKKSEESIIKSLDVYLRLYNGFNIATDSDYAYGRSIEDVGFIRGVSLDIQDATVQIFRFIKSDFYTFLTNYNKFKFVGYLDGNDKFNKDIEGYFYEMSFLKTYHKEKGIDVFYVPKTNQIIDYKEINNYHFFKFADYSIASIKNVGDKYYIMPLIHMVKNDKNENVDVDIQEFYEYMNMEEPTTEKIQKWNEKYGVAISYALRMTL, from the coding sequence ATGTTTAAAAAAATAGTATTGGCTTCTTCTGCTTTGATCGTTCCATTAAGCTCTTGTTCTAATATAGCTAATGGTTCTAACTATCTATTAAAACAAGCGACATCAGAAGAAAAAGAGCAAGAAAAAACAAATCAATTACTAAACGAGTTTTTATTAAAAATGTATAAAACTCAGGATGTAGTTAATAAATATATTGAAGCACAAAAAAAATCAGAAGAATCAATAATAAAATCATTAGATGTTTATCTAAGATTGTATAACGGATTTAATATAGCGACTGATTCAGATTATGCTTACGGTAGGTCTATTGAAGATGTTGGATTTATCAGAGGAGTATCACTAGATATTCAAGATGCAACTGTTCAAATCTTCAGATTTATTAAAAGTGATTTTTATACTTTCTTAACGAACTACAATAAATTTAAATTTGTTGGTTATTTAGATGGTAATGATAAATTCAATAAAGATATTGAAGGATATTTTTATGAAATGAGTTTTTTAAAAACTTATCACAAGGAAAAAGGTATTGATGTTTTTTATGTTCCTAAAACTAATCAAATTATTGATTACAAAGAAATAAACAATTATCACTTCTTTAAATTTGCTGATTATTCGATAGCATCGATAAAAAATGTGGGTGATAAGTACTACATTATGCCACTAATCCATATGGTTAAGAATGATAAAAATGAAAATGTCGATGTAGATATTCAAGAATTCTATGAATATATGAATATGGAAGAACCTACTACTGAAAAGATTCAAAAATGAAATGAAAAATATGGAGTAGCAATTAGTTATGCGCTTAGGATGACTCTCTAA
- the fusA gene encoding elongation factor G: protein MARQYPLEKFRNFGIMAHIDAGKTTTSERILFHSGKTHKIGETHDGASVMDWMAQEKERGITITSAATSVTWKDCQLNLIDTPGHVDFTVEVERSLRVLDGAVAVLDAQMGVEPQTETVWRQASRYEVPRIVFVNKMDKTGANFEKSVASIHSRLGVKAVPIQLPIGSESDFNGIIDLVEMKAYFFDGGENENYEIKDIPAEFKEQADKAYAHMLDEVVTFDEAVMEKYLNGEQVTKEEIKSCIRKGVISSSLFPVLCGTAFKNKGVKPLLDAVVDYLPSPVDVPAAKGYKGDEEVRISTSDDAPFVGLAFKVATDPYVGRLTFLRVYSGVLTSGSYVYNTTKDKKERVSRIVKMHAQQRNEIDEIRAGDICAIVGLKDTTTGDTITSEGQEVTLESMSFAEPVISLAVEPKTKADQEKMGLSLSKLAEEDPTFRTFTDEETGQTIIAGMGELHLDILVDRLRREFKVDVNVGAPQVSYRETLKAKADVEGKYIKQSGGRGQYGHVVITFEPNHEKGFEFEDKIVGGKIPKEYIKSVKAGLEAAMNNGPLAGYPMIDIKASLFDGSYHDVDSNEMAYKIAASMALKEAGKRCQPALLEPIMGIEVTVPEQYFGDTMGDISSRRGMIEGTESRDNIQVIKAKVPLSEMFGYATDLRSFTQGRGNYIMQFSHYAEAPKSVVEKVIEAKSKKA from the coding sequence ATGGCTAGACAATATCCTTTAGAAAAATTCAGAAACTTCGGTATCATGGCTCATATTGATGCCGGTAAAACAACAACTTCTGAAAGAATTTTATTCCATTCAGGTAAGACTCACAAAATCGGTGAAACTCACGATGGTGCGTCAGTTATGGACTGAATGGCTCAAGAAAAAGAACGTGGTATTACGATTACATCAGCAGCTACTTCAGTTACTTGAAAAGATTGCCAATTAAACTTAATTGATACCCCTGGACACGTTGACTTTACTGTTGAAGTTGAACGTTCATTAAGAGTATTAGATGGTGCTGTAGCAGTATTAGATGCTCAAATGGGTGTAGAACCTCAAACTGAAACTGTTTGACGTCAAGCAAGTAGATACGAAGTGCCTAGAATTGTTTTTGTAAACAAAATGGATAAAACTGGTGCTAACTTCGAAAAATCAGTTGCTTCAATCCACTCTCGTTTAGGTGTTAAAGCGGTTCCAATTCAATTACCAATAGGTTCTGAAAGTGATTTCAACGGAATCATCGATTTAGTTGAAATGAAAGCATACTTCTTTGATGGTGGTGAAAACGAAAACTACGAAATCAAAGATATTCCTGCTGAATTCAAAGAACAAGCTGATAAAGCTTATGCTCACATGTTAGATGAAGTTGTAACATTTGATGAAGCAGTAATGGAAAAATACTTAAACGGAGAACAAGTTACAAAAGAAGAAATCAAATCTTGTATCCGTAAAGGGGTTATTTCATCTTCTTTATTCCCAGTTCTTTGTGGTACAGCATTTAAGAATAAAGGTGTTAAACCTTTATTAGATGCAGTAGTTGATTACTTACCTTCACCAGTTGATGTACCAGCTGCTAAAGGTTACAAAGGCGATGAAGAAGTTCGTATCTCAACAAGTGATGATGCTCCATTTGTTGGATTAGCTTTTAAAGTTGCTACTGACCCTTATGTTGGTAGATTAACATTCCTTAGAGTGTATTCTGGGGTGTTAACTTCAGGTTCTTATGTTTACAACACAACTAAAGATAAAAAAGAACGTGTTTCAAGAATTGTTAAGATGCACGCTCAACAACGTAATGAAATCGATGAAATCAGAGCTGGTGATATCTGTGCAATCGTAGGTCTTAAAGATACAACGACTGGAGATACAATTACATCAGAAGGACAAGAAGTTACATTAGAATCAATGTCTTTTGCTGAACCAGTAATCTCATTAGCTGTTGAACCTAAAACTAAAGCTGACCAAGAAAAAATGGGTCTATCATTATCTAAATTAGCTGAAGAAGATCCAACATTCAGAACATTTACTGATGAAGAAACAGGTCAAACAATTATTGCTGGTATGGGTGAATTACACCTTGACATCTTAGTTGACCGTTTAAGAAGAGAATTCAAAGTTGATGTTAATGTAGGTGCGCCTCAAGTAAGCTACCGTGAAACATTAAAAGCGAAAGCTGATGTTGAAGGTAAATACATTAAACAATCAGGTGGTAGAGGTCAATATGGTCACGTAGTGATTACATTTGAACCTAACCATGAAAAAGGATTTGAATTCGAAGATAAGATCGTTGGTGGTAAGATTCCTAAAGAATACATTAAGTCAGTTAAAGCAGGTTTGGAAGCTGCTATGAACAACGGACCTTTAGCTGGTTACCCAATGATCGATATTAAAGCGAGTTTATTTGATGGTTCATACCACGATGTTGACTCAAACGAAATGGCTTATAAGATTGCTGCATCAATGGCGCTTAAAGAAGCTGGTAAACGATGTCAACCCGCTTTATTAGAACCGATTATGGGAATTGAAGTAACTGTTCCTGAACAATACTTCGGTGACACTATGGGTGATATCTCTTCTAGAAGAGGGATGATTGAAGGGACTGAATCACGCGATAATATTCAAGTAATTAAAGCAAAAGTTCCTTTAAGTGAAATGTTTGGTTACGCAACAGATCTAAGATCATTCACTCAAGGTCGTGGAAACTACATTATGCAGTTCTCTCACTACGCAGAAGCTCCTAAATCAGTAGTTGAAAAAGTAATTGAAGCTAAATCTAAAAAAGCTTAG
- the rpsG gene encoding 30S ribosomal protein S7: MRKNQAEKRKVLPDPVYNSVLVTRAINTIMLDGKKGIAQKILYGSFDVIAEKTQKDPLEIFNKAVENIMPRLELKVRRIAGANYQVPTDVSPERKVTLALRWLVTFSRKRHEKTMLEKIANEIIDASNNVGASVKKREDTHKMAEANKAFAHMRM; this comes from the coding sequence ATGCGTAAAAATCAAGCTGAAAAAAGAAAAGTACTACCAGACCCAGTTTATAACTCAGTACTGGTTACAAGAGCGATCAACACCATTATGCTAGATGGTAAAAAAGGGATAGCTCAAAAGATTCTATATGGTTCATTTGATGTGATAGCTGAAAAAACTCAAAAAGACCCATTAGAAATATTTAATAAAGCAGTAGAAAACATCATGCCAAGACTAGAACTTAAAGTTCGTCGTATTGCTGGTGCTAACTATCAAGTACCTACTGATGTAAGTCCTGAAAGAAAAGTTACTTTAGCACTTAGATGATTAGTAACTTTCTCAAGAAAACGTCACGAAAAAACAATGTTAGAAAAAATTGCTAACGAAATTATTGATGCTTCAAACAATGTAGGTGCATCAGTTAAAAAACGTGAAGATACTCACAAAATGGCAGAAGCTAACAAAGCGTTTGCTCATATGAGAATGTAA
- the rpsL gene encoding 30S ribosomal protein S12 encodes MATIAQLIRKPRKNKVRKSKSPALQVNLNTLEKKITDKSSPFKRGVCTRVGTMTPKKPNSALRKYAKVKLTNGMEVLAYIPGEGHNLQEHSVVLIRGGRVKDLPGVRYHIVRGTLDTTGVDKRRQQRSAYGAKRPKADKKK; translated from the coding sequence ATGGCAACAATTGCACAACTTATTAGAAAACCAAGAAAAAATAAAGTTAGAAAATCTAAATCTCCAGCGTTACAAGTTAATTTAAACACCCTAGAAAAAAAGATTACTGACAAATCATCTCCATTTAAAAGAGGTGTATGTACTCGTGTAGGGACAATGACTCCCAAAAAACCTAACTCAGCGTTACGTAAATATGCTAAGGTTAAATTAACAAACGGAATGGAAGTATTAGCTTATATTCCAGGTGAAGGTCATAACTTACAAGAACACTCTGTTGTGTTAATCAGAGGTGGTCGTGTAAAAGACTTACCAGGGGTAAGATATCACATTGTTCGTGGTACATTAGACACTACTGGTGTAGATAAAAGAAGACAACAACGTTCTGCATATGGTGCAAAACGTCCGAAAGCAGATAAGAAAAAATAG
- the rpsD gene encoding 30S ribosomal protein S4, with protein sequence MSRYTGSIYRKSRRLNFSILESGKEFTNNKSKKGVKVPGQHGSLIRPKLSNYGEQLQEKQKMQFMYGLNDRQFRRLFAVSKKMSGILTMNLFRTLESRLDSLVFRMGFAPTRRGARQLVNHGHVLVNGKTFDIPSAIIPLGSVIELKQRAHNLPLVKLALESKATAPFVEVNKKTLSGTYVRYPERNELPADINESYVVEYYKRLVK encoded by the coding sequence ATGTCACGATATACAGGCAGTATTTATCGTAAATCTAGAAGATTGAATTTCTCAATTCTTGAATCTGGAAAAGAATTTACGAATAACAAGTCAAAAAAAGGTGTTAAAGTTCCTGGACAACATGGATCTTTAATTCGTCCTAAATTATCAAACTACGGTGAACAATTACAAGAAAAGCAAAAAATGCAATTCATGTATGGTTTAAACGACCGTCAGTTTAGAAGATTATTCGCTGTATCTAAAAAGATGAGCGGGATCTTAACAATGAACCTATTTAGAACTCTAGAATCTAGACTTGATAGTTTAGTGTTCCGTATGGGTTTTGCACCAACTAGAAGAGGTGCTAGACAATTAGTTAACCATGGTCACGTATTAGTGAATGGTAAAACTTTTGATATTCCTAGTGCGATTATTCCATTAGGATCAGTAATCGAATTAAAACAAAGAGCTCACAACTTACCATTAGTTAAATTGGCTTTAGAATCTAAAGCTACAGCTCCGTTTGTTGAAGTAAATAAAAAAACATTATCAGGAACTTATGTAAGATATCCAGAACGTAATGAACTACCTGCTGATATCAATGAATCATACGTTGTTGAGTACTACAAACGTTTAGTTAAATAA